One window of the Xiphias gladius isolate SHS-SW01 ecotype Sanya breed wild chromosome 11, ASM1685928v1, whole genome shotgun sequence genome contains the following:
- the ldb1a gene encoding LIM domain-binding protein 1-A isoform X3: MLDRDVGPTPMYPPSYMEPGMGRPTPYGNQTDYRIYELNKRLQNWTEDCDNLWWDAFTTEFFEDDAMLTITFCLEDGPKRYTIGRTLIPRYFRSIFEGGATELFYVLKHPKESFHSNFVSLDCDQCTMVTQNGKPMFTQVCVEGRLYLEFMFDDMMRIKTWHFSIRQHREVLPRSILAMHDPQMLDQLAKNITRCGLSNSTLNYLRLCVILEPMQELMSRHKTYSLSPRDCLKTCLFQKWQRMVAPPAEPARQAPNKRRKRKVSGGSTVSSGGANNNNSNSKKKSPANSFSLSSQVPDVMMVGEPTLMGGEFGDEDERLITRLENTQYDGANGLEDEDSFNSSPALGAHSPWNNKAPSSQESKNDNSQSSQ; the protein is encoded by the exons ATGCTGGACAGAGATGTGGG GCCTACACCCATGTACCCCCCATCATACATGGAACCTGGAATGGG gaGACCCACACCGTACGGGAACCAGACGGACTACAGGATATATGAGCTGAACAAAAGGCTACAGAACTGGACCGAG GACTGTGACAATCTCTGGTGGGATGCCTTCACCACAGAGTTTTTTGAGGATGACGCCATGCTCACCATCACTTTCTGCCTGGAAGACGGACCTAAACGATACA CCATCGGCAGGACGTTGATTCCACGCTACTTTCGAAGTATTTTTGAAGGGGGCGCCACTGAGCTGTTCTATGTTTTGAAGCATCCAAAGGAGTCCTTCCACAGTAACTTTGTGTCTCTCGACTGCGACCAGTGCACCATGGTGACCCAGAACGGCAAACCTATGTTCACACAG GTTTGTGTGGAGGGCCGTCTGTACCTAGAGTTCATGTTTGATGATATGATGAGGATCAAGACGTGGCACTTCAGCATCAGACAACACAGAGAGGTCCTACCAAGGAGCATTTTGGCTATGCAT GATCCCCAGATGCTCGATCAGCTGGCTAAAAATATCACCAGATGTGGGCTGTCCAACTCCACACTCAACTACCTCCGT CTATGTGTGATATTGGAGCCCATGCAAGAGTTGATGTCCAGGCATAAGACCTATAGCTTGAGCCCCAGAGACTGCCTGAAGACCTGCCTCTTCCAAAAGTGGCAAAGAATGGTAGCCCCTCCAG CTGAACCAGCCAGACAAGCTCCAAACAAGCGACGGAAAAGGAAGGTGTCTGGTGGAAGCACAGTGAGCTCCGGCGgagccaacaacaacaacagcaacagcaaaaagaaGAGTCCAGCCAACAGCTTTTCACTCTCCAGCCAGGTACCT GACGTGATGATGGTGGGAGAGCCCACTCTGATGGGAGGGGAGTTTGGTGACGAGGACGAGCGTCTGATCACGCGGCTGGAGAACACGCAGTACGATGGGGCGAATGGCCTGGAGGATGAGGACAGTTTCAACAGCTCGCCTGCACTGGGGGCACACTCGCCCTGGAACAACAAGGCCCCCTCCAGTCAGGAGAGCAAGAACGACAACTCCCAGTCGTCCCAGTAG
- the ldb1a gene encoding LIM domain-binding protein 1-A isoform X4, translating into MSVGGCACPGCSSKSFKLYSPKEPPNGGSFPPFHPGAMLDRDVGPTPMYPPSYMEPGMGRPTPYGNQTDYRIYELNKRLQNWTEDCDNLWWDAFTTEFFEDDAMLTITFCLEDGPKRYTIGRTLIPRYFRSIFEGGATELFYVLKHPKESFHSNFVSLDCDQCTMVTQNGKPMFTQVCVEGRLYLEFMFDDMMRIKTWHFSIRQHREVLPRSILAMHDPQMLDQLAKNITRCGLSNSTLNYLRLCVILEPMQELMSRHKTYSLSPRDCLKTCLFQKWQRMVAPPAEPARQAPNKRRKRKVSGGSTVSSGGANNNNSNSKKKSPANSFSLSSQVPDLVGTKTCTVPELEDRS; encoded by the exons GCTGTTCGTCAAAGTCATTCAAGCTGTACTCTCCTAAGGAGCCCCCCAACGGCGGCAGCTTTCCCCCCTTCCACCCAGGCGCTATGCTGGACAGAGATGTGGG GCCTACACCCATGTACCCCCCATCATACATGGAACCTGGAATGGG gaGACCCACACCGTACGGGAACCAGACGGACTACAGGATATATGAGCTGAACAAAAGGCTACAGAACTGGACCGAG GACTGTGACAATCTCTGGTGGGATGCCTTCACCACAGAGTTTTTTGAGGATGACGCCATGCTCACCATCACTTTCTGCCTGGAAGACGGACCTAAACGATACA CCATCGGCAGGACGTTGATTCCACGCTACTTTCGAAGTATTTTTGAAGGGGGCGCCACTGAGCTGTTCTATGTTTTGAAGCATCCAAAGGAGTCCTTCCACAGTAACTTTGTGTCTCTCGACTGCGACCAGTGCACCATGGTGACCCAGAACGGCAAACCTATGTTCACACAG GTTTGTGTGGAGGGCCGTCTGTACCTAGAGTTCATGTTTGATGATATGATGAGGATCAAGACGTGGCACTTCAGCATCAGACAACACAGAGAGGTCCTACCAAGGAGCATTTTGGCTATGCAT GATCCCCAGATGCTCGATCAGCTGGCTAAAAATATCACCAGATGTGGGCTGTCCAACTCCACACTCAACTACCTCCGT CTATGTGTGATATTGGAGCCCATGCAAGAGTTGATGTCCAGGCATAAGACCTATAGCTTGAGCCCCAGAGACTGCCTGAAGACCTGCCTCTTCCAAAAGTGGCAAAGAATGGTAGCCCCTCCAG CTGAACCAGCCAGACAAGCTCCAAACAAGCGACGGAAAAGGAAGGTGTCTGGTGGAAGCACAGTGAGCTCCGGCGgagccaacaacaacaacagcaacagcaaaaagaaGAGTCCAGCCAACAGCTTTTCACTCTCCAGCCAGGTACCT gaCCTGGTTGGAACAAAAACCTGTACAGTGCCGGAGCTTGAGGACCGGAGTTGA
- the ldb1a gene encoding LIM domain-binding protein 1-A isoform X1, whose product MSVGGCACPGCSSKSFKLYSPKEPPNGGSFPPFHPGAMLDRDVGPTPMYPPSYMEPGMGRPTPYGNQTDYRIYELNKRLQNWTEDCDNLWWDAFTTEFFEDDAMLTITFCLEDGPKRYTIGRTLIPRYFRSIFEGGATELFYVLKHPKESFHSNFVSLDCDQCTMVTQNGKPMFTQVCVEGRLYLEFMFDDMMRIKTWHFSIRQHREVLPRSILAMHDPQMLDQLAKNITRCGLSNSTLNYLRLCVILEPMQELMSRHKTYSLSPRDCLKTCLFQKWQRMVAPPAEPARQAPNKRRKRKVSGGSTVSSGGANNNNSNSKKKSPANSFSLSSQVPDVMMVGEPTLMGGEFGDEDERLITRLENTQYDGANGLEDEDSFNSSPALGAHSPWNNKAPSSQESKNDNSQSSQ is encoded by the exons GCTGTTCGTCAAAGTCATTCAAGCTGTACTCTCCTAAGGAGCCCCCCAACGGCGGCAGCTTTCCCCCCTTCCACCCAGGCGCTATGCTGGACAGAGATGTGGG GCCTACACCCATGTACCCCCCATCATACATGGAACCTGGAATGGG gaGACCCACACCGTACGGGAACCAGACGGACTACAGGATATATGAGCTGAACAAAAGGCTACAGAACTGGACCGAG GACTGTGACAATCTCTGGTGGGATGCCTTCACCACAGAGTTTTTTGAGGATGACGCCATGCTCACCATCACTTTCTGCCTGGAAGACGGACCTAAACGATACA CCATCGGCAGGACGTTGATTCCACGCTACTTTCGAAGTATTTTTGAAGGGGGCGCCACTGAGCTGTTCTATGTTTTGAAGCATCCAAAGGAGTCCTTCCACAGTAACTTTGTGTCTCTCGACTGCGACCAGTGCACCATGGTGACCCAGAACGGCAAACCTATGTTCACACAG GTTTGTGTGGAGGGCCGTCTGTACCTAGAGTTCATGTTTGATGATATGATGAGGATCAAGACGTGGCACTTCAGCATCAGACAACACAGAGAGGTCCTACCAAGGAGCATTTTGGCTATGCAT GATCCCCAGATGCTCGATCAGCTGGCTAAAAATATCACCAGATGTGGGCTGTCCAACTCCACACTCAACTACCTCCGT CTATGTGTGATATTGGAGCCCATGCAAGAGTTGATGTCCAGGCATAAGACCTATAGCTTGAGCCCCAGAGACTGCCTGAAGACCTGCCTCTTCCAAAAGTGGCAAAGAATGGTAGCCCCTCCAG CTGAACCAGCCAGACAAGCTCCAAACAAGCGACGGAAAAGGAAGGTGTCTGGTGGAAGCACAGTGAGCTCCGGCGgagccaacaacaacaacagcaacagcaaaaagaaGAGTCCAGCCAACAGCTTTTCACTCTCCAGCCAGGTACCT GACGTGATGATGGTGGGAGAGCCCACTCTGATGGGAGGGGAGTTTGGTGACGAGGACGAGCGTCTGATCACGCGGCTGGAGAACACGCAGTACGATGGGGCGAATGGCCTGGAGGATGAGGACAGTTTCAACAGCTCGCCTGCACTGGGGGCACACTCGCCCTGGAACAACAAGGCCCCCTCCAGTCAGGAGAGCAAGAACGACAACTCCCAGTCGTCCCAGTAG
- the ldb1a gene encoding LIM domain-binding protein 1-A isoform X2 codes for MSVGGCACPGCSSKSFKLYSPKEPPNGGSFPPFHPGAMLDRDVGPTPMYPPSYMEPGMGRPTPYGNQTDYRIYELNKRLQNWTEDCDNLWWDAFTTEFFEDDAMLTITFCLEDGPKRYTIGRTLIPRYFRSIFEGGATELFYVLKHPKESFHSNFVSLDCDQCTMVTQNGKPMFTQVCVEGRLYLEFMFDDMMRIKTWHFSIRQHREVLPRSILAMHDPQMLDQLAKNITRCGLSNSTLNYLRLCVILEPMQELMSRHKTYSLSPRDCLKTCLFQKWQRMVAPPAEPARQAPNKRRKRKVSGGSTVSSGGANNNNSNSKKKSPANSFSLSSQDVMMVGEPTLMGGEFGDEDERLITRLENTQYDGANGLEDEDSFNSSPALGAHSPWNNKAPSSQESKNDNSQSSQ; via the exons GCTGTTCGTCAAAGTCATTCAAGCTGTACTCTCCTAAGGAGCCCCCCAACGGCGGCAGCTTTCCCCCCTTCCACCCAGGCGCTATGCTGGACAGAGATGTGGG GCCTACACCCATGTACCCCCCATCATACATGGAACCTGGAATGGG gaGACCCACACCGTACGGGAACCAGACGGACTACAGGATATATGAGCTGAACAAAAGGCTACAGAACTGGACCGAG GACTGTGACAATCTCTGGTGGGATGCCTTCACCACAGAGTTTTTTGAGGATGACGCCATGCTCACCATCACTTTCTGCCTGGAAGACGGACCTAAACGATACA CCATCGGCAGGACGTTGATTCCACGCTACTTTCGAAGTATTTTTGAAGGGGGCGCCACTGAGCTGTTCTATGTTTTGAAGCATCCAAAGGAGTCCTTCCACAGTAACTTTGTGTCTCTCGACTGCGACCAGTGCACCATGGTGACCCAGAACGGCAAACCTATGTTCACACAG GTTTGTGTGGAGGGCCGTCTGTACCTAGAGTTCATGTTTGATGATATGATGAGGATCAAGACGTGGCACTTCAGCATCAGACAACACAGAGAGGTCCTACCAAGGAGCATTTTGGCTATGCAT GATCCCCAGATGCTCGATCAGCTGGCTAAAAATATCACCAGATGTGGGCTGTCCAACTCCACACTCAACTACCTCCGT CTATGTGTGATATTGGAGCCCATGCAAGAGTTGATGTCCAGGCATAAGACCTATAGCTTGAGCCCCAGAGACTGCCTGAAGACCTGCCTCTTCCAAAAGTGGCAAAGAATGGTAGCCCCTCCAG CTGAACCAGCCAGACAAGCTCCAAACAAGCGACGGAAAAGGAAGGTGTCTGGTGGAAGCACAGTGAGCTCCGGCGgagccaacaacaacaacagcaacagcaaaaagaaGAGTCCAGCCAACAGCTTTTCACTCTCCAGCCAG GACGTGATGATGGTGGGAGAGCCCACTCTGATGGGAGGGGAGTTTGGTGACGAGGACGAGCGTCTGATCACGCGGCTGGAGAACACGCAGTACGATGGGGCGAATGGCCTGGAGGATGAGGACAGTTTCAACAGCTCGCCTGCACTGGGGGCACACTCGCCCTGGAACAACAAGGCCCCCTCCAGTCAGGAGAGCAAGAACGACAACTCCCAGTCGTCCCAGTAG
- the ldb1a gene encoding LIM domain-binding protein 1-A isoform X5, with protein sequence MSVGGCACPGCSSKSFKLYSPKEPPNGGSFPPFHPGAMLDRDVGPTPMYPPSYMEPGMGRPTPYGNQTDYRIYELNKRLQNWTEDCDNLWWDAFTTEFFEDDAMLTITFCLEDGPKRYTIGRTLIPRYFRSIFEGGATELFYVLKHPKESFHSNFVSLDCDQCTMVTQNGKPMFTQVCVEGRLYLEFMFDDMMRIKTWHFSIRQHREVLPRSILAMHDPQMLDQLAKNITRCGLSNSTLNYLRLCVILEPMQELMSRHKTYSLSPRDCLKTCLFQKWQRMVAPPAEPARQAPNKRRKRKVSGGSTVSSGGANNNNSNSKKKSPANSFSLSSQDLVGTKTCTVPELEDRS encoded by the exons GCTGTTCGTCAAAGTCATTCAAGCTGTACTCTCCTAAGGAGCCCCCCAACGGCGGCAGCTTTCCCCCCTTCCACCCAGGCGCTATGCTGGACAGAGATGTGGG GCCTACACCCATGTACCCCCCATCATACATGGAACCTGGAATGGG gaGACCCACACCGTACGGGAACCAGACGGACTACAGGATATATGAGCTGAACAAAAGGCTACAGAACTGGACCGAG GACTGTGACAATCTCTGGTGGGATGCCTTCACCACAGAGTTTTTTGAGGATGACGCCATGCTCACCATCACTTTCTGCCTGGAAGACGGACCTAAACGATACA CCATCGGCAGGACGTTGATTCCACGCTACTTTCGAAGTATTTTTGAAGGGGGCGCCACTGAGCTGTTCTATGTTTTGAAGCATCCAAAGGAGTCCTTCCACAGTAACTTTGTGTCTCTCGACTGCGACCAGTGCACCATGGTGACCCAGAACGGCAAACCTATGTTCACACAG GTTTGTGTGGAGGGCCGTCTGTACCTAGAGTTCATGTTTGATGATATGATGAGGATCAAGACGTGGCACTTCAGCATCAGACAACACAGAGAGGTCCTACCAAGGAGCATTTTGGCTATGCAT GATCCCCAGATGCTCGATCAGCTGGCTAAAAATATCACCAGATGTGGGCTGTCCAACTCCACACTCAACTACCTCCGT CTATGTGTGATATTGGAGCCCATGCAAGAGTTGATGTCCAGGCATAAGACCTATAGCTTGAGCCCCAGAGACTGCCTGAAGACCTGCCTCTTCCAAAAGTGGCAAAGAATGGTAGCCCCTCCAG CTGAACCAGCCAGACAAGCTCCAAACAAGCGACGGAAAAGGAAGGTGTCTGGTGGAAGCACAGTGAGCTCCGGCGgagccaacaacaacaacagcaacagcaaaaagaaGAGTCCAGCCAACAGCTTTTCACTCTCCAGCCAG gaCCTGGTTGGAACAAAAACCTGTACAGTGCCGGAGCTTGAGGACCGGAGTTGA